One part of the Maridesulfovibrio bastinii DSM 16055 genome encodes these proteins:
- a CDS encoding HBL/NHE enterotoxin family protein — MSGKVIALRKEDGTVNLDLDIDNSQDDLAEYQNAKTVVTSYVQALNNTDISGVAFQHLPEKLQKELPADPKDILATLRTELDAAKEHGMNWSNNIAPDLTAIPQGLINYGTTFQTLYETMRPILVYLIDNPEAPDYKKKKDDVIKYFKGLLETLEDQKSAIDAEREDIEQFNTDINVDSSNFSSRNQDFEVIRQFEEDNIKILNDEIKALNSIIDSLNTEITATAISAGASVGVCAAGIGLIATGGTVKPIVGAVVLVVGMVGVGLSVGFLISAINEKTEEQSKLSKDKLEVSLLTQQCVALTSVETALSTLVDKSKAAVKSVQVILDTWATLQAKLEAVIDDLEKSERHIGDILSVPDLDIANKQWGQLMTFAQAMQNQDVDVDDKNNHTDLEIKKATA; from the coding sequence ATGAGTGGTAAAGTGATAGCTTTGCGTAAGGAAGACGGTACTGTAAATTTAGATTTAGATATTGATAATTCACAGGATGACCTTGCTGAATACCAAAATGCTAAAACTGTGGTAACATCTTATGTTCAGGCCCTTAATAATACTGATATTTCCGGAGTTGCTTTTCAACATCTCCCGGAAAAATTGCAAAAAGAATTGCCGGCAGATCCAAAGGATATTTTGGCAACACTAAGGACTGAGCTGGATGCAGCAAAAGAGCATGGAATGAACTGGTCTAATAACATCGCCCCCGATTTAACCGCAATTCCTCAGGGTTTGATTAATTACGGCACTACTTTTCAAACATTATATGAGACTATGAGGCCAATTCTGGTGTATCTCATAGATAACCCCGAAGCTCCAGATTATAAGAAAAAAAAAGATGATGTGATAAAGTATTTTAAGGGCCTGCTTGAAACTCTTGAAGATCAAAAAAGTGCTATAGACGCAGAACGGGAAGATATTGAGCAATTCAACACTGATATCAATGTTGACTCAAGTAATTTTAGCAGTAGAAATCAGGATTTCGAAGTAATAAGACAGTTTGAAGAAGATAATATTAAAATTTTGAATGATGAAATCAAAGCCTTGAACAGTATTATTGACTCACTAAATACAGAGATAACTGCTACAGCTATAAGTGCTGGAGCTTCAGTCGGTGTATGCGCAGCGGGTATAGGACTGATTGCTACCGGTGGAACGGTCAAGCCAATTGTCGGTGCCGTTGTCCTTGTTGTTGGAATGGTGGGGGTAGGATTGAGCGTAGGTTTTTTGATTTCTGCAATAAATGAGAAGACTGAAGAACAGTCAAAGTTATCAAAAGATAAACTTGAAGTTTCCCTCCTTACACAGCAGTGCGTGGCTCTTACAAGCGTAGAAACTGCTCTTTCCACACTGGTGGACAAGTCGAAGGCCGCAGTTAAATCCGTACAGGTTATACTTGATACCTGGGCAACGCTGCAGGCTAAACTTGAAGCCGTAATTGATGATCTTGAAAAATCTGAAAGGCATATCGGTGACATACTTAGTGTTCCGGATCTTGATATAGCCAATAAACAGTGGGGTCAGCTTATGACTTTTGCTCAGGCTATGCAGAATCAGGATGTAGACGTTGACGATAAAAACAACCACACCGATTTGGAAATAAAAAAAGCAACGGCTTAA
- a CDS encoding HBL/NHE enterotoxin family protein, protein MSIELKFDVPEQKSGIVGVLNSRLLAQNDAQAIMAASLTDLAFKYEDIPDKERVISEVQNCLAAAQSDASNWENNLSPDLVVASQVYINIASTFSGIVNPVRDALRQDGNDAAKKVAKYFSGLIDSVDSSIDSVESWKNKLSDFKEKAEKDASNFTDSNQPFAALFEGDKENVEAAEAVLKKIEEKIKKLDSPVDNSTINKRQNVDYVAIVMTLTSVVFKSAPVAALLLAVRITGVVTTGLALQQLINEIDTLFDSMKDAASQKLIVTLLTQQLLALKAVQKVTGEMPGLISKVSDSLEKVIENLNSIKVPFTKAISELQDSQKPSEVVDPFDLGVVSEQFNEMERFGQASEDVSLASSQTLKLTFPSPEHD, encoded by the coding sequence ATGAGCATAGAATTAAAATTTGATGTTCCTGAACAGAAATCTGGTATTGTTGGAGTTTTAAACTCCAGGCTTTTGGCACAGAACGATGCTCAGGCAATTATGGCCGCAAGTCTGACTGATCTGGCTTTTAAATATGAGGATATACCGGACAAGGAGAGAGTGATTAGTGAAGTTCAAAATTGTCTTGCCGCTGCCCAGAGCGACGCAAGCAATTGGGAAAACAACCTCAGTCCTGATTTAGTTGTTGCCTCCCAAGTATATATTAATATTGCTTCAACTTTTAGTGGGATAGTGAACCCTGTCCGTGACGCTCTAAGGCAGGATGGCAATGATGCGGCTAAAAAAGTTGCCAAATATTTTTCAGGCCTGATTGATTCGGTAGACAGTTCAATTGACTCAGTTGAATCATGGAAGAATAAACTCTCTGATTTCAAAGAAAAAGCTGAAAAAGATGCCTCTAATTTTACAGATTCAAACCAACCTTTTGCGGCGTTGTTTGAAGGTGATAAGGAAAACGTTGAAGCCGCTGAGGCTGTTCTGAAAAAAATAGAAGAAAAAATTAAAAAACTCGATAGCCCTGTAGATAATAGTACCATCAATAAAAGACAGAATGTTGACTACGTTGCAATCGTCATGACTTTGACCTCTGTAGTTTTTAAAAGTGCTCCAGTGGCAGCCCTGCTATTGGCTGTTAGAATTACAGGTGTTGTTACAACCGGTCTTGCACTACAGCAACTTATAAACGAAATCGACACTCTCTTCGATTCTATGAAAGATGCTGCTTCTCAGAAATTAATAGTAACACTTTTGACCCAGCAGCTTTTGGCTCTGAAGGCAGTTCAAAAAGTAACCGGTGAGATGCCTGGATTGATCTCTAAGGTCAGTGATTCTCTTGAAAAGGTTATTGAAAATCTGAATTCCATCAAGGTCCCTTTTACTAAAGCCATATCTGAACTTCAAGATTCACAGAAACCGTCCGAGGTCGTAGATCCATTCGACTTAGGAGTTGTCAGCGAACAATTTAATGAAATGGAACGTTTTGGGCAGGCTTCAGAGGATGTCTCCTTAGCCTCTTCCCAAACTTTGAAATTGACTTTCCCGTCTCCTGAACATGATTGA
- a CDS encoding GlxA family transcriptional regulator, with protein sequence MITIATVAIPGSLHSALHGIGEILYMANKLAGKKNFNYSILSPGVEQVSCYTGTLITPENTISNSSQDIIIIPPILENMNELIDDKNLISWLKEQHKSGSIVATVCAGSFLLAETGILNGRYATTHWNLGEKFKERYPDVKLNIQRLLIDGGNYICAGGVSAWMDLALYLVKRYLSIEDSLNCAKVMLMDPHREYQSPYGLGGFPKSHNDRAILNVQAWLEVNYPESPNLALMAEKANLSQRSLLRRFKKATGCSPIQYLRQVRVDAAQMMLEQTDDSVESISEYVGYTDYSTFRKLFKQTIGMTPSTYRQKFGLRI encoded by the coding sequence ATGATCACAATAGCAACAGTGGCAATTCCGGGATCACTTCATTCTGCTTTACACGGAATTGGTGAAATACTTTATATGGCTAACAAGTTAGCAGGTAAAAAAAATTTTAATTACAGCATACTCTCTCCCGGGGTTGAACAAGTTTCCTGCTATACCGGGACGCTGATTACACCTGAAAATACTATTTCAAATTCCAGTCAGGATATAATCATCATCCCGCCAATACTGGAAAATATGAACGAGCTGATTGACGATAAAAATTTAATATCATGGCTTAAGGAACAGCATAAATCAGGATCAATAGTTGCGACGGTCTGCGCCGGATCTTTTTTGCTGGCTGAAACCGGTATTTTAAATGGACGGTACGCGACTACGCATTGGAATCTTGGCGAGAAATTTAAAGAAAGATATCCTGATGTAAAATTAAATATTCAAAGACTGCTGATAGACGGTGGTAATTATATCTGCGCAGGTGGTGTTTCTGCATGGATGGATTTAGCTCTTTACCTTGTCAAACGCTATTTGAGCATTGAAGATTCACTTAATTGCGCCAAAGTCATGCTTATGGATCCTCATAGAGAATACCAAAGTCCATACGGTCTGGGAGGCTTTCCTAAAAGCCATAATGACCGCGCAATTTTGAATGTTCAGGCGTGGCTCGAAGTAAATTACCCTGAATCACCGAATCTTGCCCTGATGGCGGAGAAAGCGAATCTAAGCCAGAGATCTTTACTTAGACGCTTTAAAAAAGCGACAGGATGTTCCCCGATACAATATCTGAGACAGGTCAGAGTGGATGCAGCACAAATGATGCTTGAGCAAACAGATGATAGTGTTGAAAGCATTTCCGAATATGTCGGCTACACAGATTACAGCACCTTCCGAAAACTTTTCAAACAGACAATAGGCATGACTCCATCCACATACAGACAGAAATTTGGTTTGAGGATTTAA
- a CDS encoding cysteine hydrolase family protein, with protein MKKDALIIVDIQNDYFPGGAFELVKAEAAGRKAAEVLSVFRDKNLPVIHIRHENIKPKASFFIPNTAGAEIHSVVLPIEGEEVVVKNYPNSFQETGLFDLLKAQGVERVVIVGMMTFMCIDATARAARDFGFDVVVLHDACAERDLEFKGTLVPADMVHAAFMAALSFSYAEIDDTDLFIEKMNK; from the coding sequence ATGAAAAAAGACGCACTTATAATTGTAGATATCCAGAATGATTATTTTCCCGGCGGAGCTTTTGAACTGGTTAAAGCTGAAGCCGCAGGAAGAAAAGCCGCTGAAGTTCTATCAGTTTTTAGAGATAAAAATTTGCCGGTAATTCATATAAGACACGAAAATATAAAACCGAAAGCCAGCTTTTTCATTCCTAATACTGCCGGAGCGGAAATCCATTCTGTGGTTCTGCCGATTGAGGGGGAGGAAGTTGTTGTAAAAAACTATCCAAACAGTTTTCAGGAAACAGGACTTTTCGATCTGTTGAAAGCGCAGGGTGTAGAGAGGGTTGTTATTGTAGGGATGATGACATTTATGTGTATTGACGCTACAGCTCGTGCCGCCAGAGACTTTGGTTTCGATGTTGTTGTTCTGCATGATGCCTGCGCAGAAAGGGATCTTGAATTCAAAGGGACTCTGGTCCCGGCTGACATGGTGCATGCTGCTTTCATGGCTGCGCTGAGTTTCTCCTATGCGGAGATTGATGATACGGATTTATTTATAGAAAAGATGAATAAATGA